A part of Halictus rubicundus isolate RS-2024b chromosome 4, iyHalRubi1_principal, whole genome shotgun sequence genomic DNA contains:
- the LOC143353321 gene encoding ropporin-1-like protein: MSVVEQSTSGQDIIVPPSLPLILKQFCKAAIRTQPYDLLKWSSSYFRALAEGEEPPTKLRLEYPPPSTASGLTLGFLRILLRQFGDYNKSLPVETILWRWDCLCLDRRDLNLIMMIGKFRRRCQVKKFLAIAVGLLGSSLFDTMVMICELFTHEPEGGSAMVPVALFMEIYGYLAGLRCDGSARGSSDDDPTEFIIFNESTGSGSLASQDLSEGKFYVDRICSIASQDTEADVNLDLELVSKGDVESSRSDTTPSDSYTGHRKMTDDKTVQESSSERTLKVECNNETSGADAESNKKLQLSEEKKSNRSENTSEKGTTGSNTPEENIGRSRRISSADEKKRRKKILDPKLLKYHPNVPGIGPRLSAEEVATVAIWMSECARVQEGMVGPRNLRHMNCPPLDRQQSSSS, from the exons ATGTCCGTTGTCGAGCAGTCAACTTCCGGCCAGGATATTATTGTTCCGCCGAGTTTGCCGCTTATTTTGAAGCAGTTTTGCAAGGCTGCCATTCGAACGCAGCCCTACGATTTATTAAAATGGTCCAGTTCGTATTTTCGGGCTTTGGCGGAGGGTGAAGAACCACCAACAAAATTGAGACTCGAATATCCACCCCCGAGCACCGCTTCCGGATTGACACTCGGGTTTCTGCGAATTTTACTCCGACAGTTCGGAG ATTACAACAAATCATTGCCTGTTGAAACGATACTGTGGCGATGGGATTGTTTGTGCCTGGATCGAAGGGATTTGAACCTGATTATGATGATCGGGAAATTTCGACGAAGGTGTCAGGTGAAAAAGTTTCTGGCCATAGCTGTGGGTCTTCTGGGCTCCAGTCTGTTTGATACGATGGTCATGATTTGCGAACTGTTCACCCATGAACCTGAAGGTGGATCGGCCATGGTTCCCGTTGCGTTGTTTATGGAAATTTACGG ATATTTAGCAGGACTTCGATGCGACGGAAGCGCGAGGGGTTCCTCGGACGACGACCCAACAGAATTTATCATATTCAATGAGTCCACTGGGTCTGGATCATTAGCAAGTCAAGATCTCAGCGAAGGAAAATTTTATGTCGATCGAATTTGTTCTATTGCGAGTCAAGACACCGAAGCGGATGTCAATCTGGATTTGGAGTTAGTGTCGAAGGGTGACGTCGAATCTTCTAGAA GTGACACAACGCCAAGTGACAGTTACACTGGCCACAGAAAAATGACCGATGATAAGACGGTACAGGAGTCGTCCAGCGAAAGAACATTAAAGGTGGAATGCAATAATGAAACTTCCGGTGCGGACGCCGAATCGAATAAGAAGCTTCAGTTGAGCGAAGAGAAAAAGTCGAATAGAAGCGAAAATACGTCCGAAAAAGGAACAACCGGTAGCAATACTCCGGAAGAGAACATCGGCAGAAGTCGAAGAATTAGTAGCGCCGATgagaaaaaaaggagaaagaagATCCTAGATCCAAAGCTTCTTAAATATCATCCAAACGTTCCTG GTATTGGGCCTCGGCTTTCAGCTGAAGAGGTGGCTACTGTTGCAATATGGATGAGCGAGTGTGCGAGAGTGCAGGAGGGCATGGTTGGACCGCGAAATCTTCGGCACATGAATTGTCCTCCTTTAGATAGACAACAAAGTTCGAGCTCATGA